The Vibrio tarriae genome includes the window GGCGCATCTGGCATTGATGGCTTAGTCGCCACAGCGTCAGGGGTGCAACGTGCGCGGCAAAAGCCATTACTGATGCTGCTGGGAGATACCTCGCTACTGTACGATCTCAACTCGCTCGCGTTGATGCGCAATCCTGCGCAGCCGACCGTGATAGTGGTGACCAATAACGACGGCGGAGCGATTTTCGATCTCCTGCCTGTGCCGAGTGAGCAGCGCGAAGCGCTCTATCAAATGCCGCATGGAATGGACTTTGCCCATGCCGCCTCACAATTTGGTTTAGGGTATTGCGCGGCGCAAACCTTAGAGCACTACCAAACCTTGGTGGAAGAGCATTTTGCACACGGTGCAGGTACTTTGCTTATCGAGGTGAAAACCCCGCCGCAGCAAGCCTCCATGCACATCAAACAATTGACGTCGCAACTCCATGCTCTCTAGTCAACTGCACTTTGCCAAGCCCACTGCGCGAACACCCTTGGTGGTGTTGGTGCACGGTTTGCTCGGCAGTGGTGCGGATTGGCAACCAGTTCTCTCTCATTTAGCGCGCACTCAGTGTGCAGTATTGACGCTGGATCTTCCCGGTCACGGCGCAAATCCAGAACGGCATTGTGATGAGTTTGCCGAAGCGGTCGAAATGATCGAGCAAACCGTACAAGCCCATGTTACTCCTGAGGTGCCAGTCATTTTGGTTGGCTATTCGCTCGGCGGGCGATTCATCATGAATGGATTAGTGCAGGGGGCTTTTTCGCGTCTTAATCTGCGAGGGGCGATCATCGAAGGTGGTCACTTCGGGCTGCAAGAAAATGCGGAAAAAGCAGCGCGTTGGCAACATGATCAGCAGTGGGCGCAGCGCTTTAGTCAGCAACCGATTGAGCATGTGTTGAGCGATTGGTATCAACAAGCGGTATTTAGTTCACTAAATCATGAGCAAAGACAAACTTTGATTGCGCAGCGTAGTGCTAATCTTGGTACATCAGTAGCACATATGTTACTGGCAACAAGTCTGGCTAAGCAGCCCTATTTATTGCCAGCGCTGCAGGCTCTTAAGCTCCCCATCCATTACGTGTGTGGTGAGCAAGACAGTAAATTTCAGCAACTCGCCGAGAGTAGCGGGTTAAGTTACAGTCAGGTTGCGCAGGCGGGACACAATGTCCACCACGAACAGCCGCAAGCGTTTGCCAAGATTGTACAAGCGATGATCCACTCAATAATCGATTGAGTGATAACGACAATGGAAACCACCATGGCTAAAACTACAGGCATTTCTGAGCAAGAACTCTACGCACCAGTGATTTGGCAAGACTGCACCGGTGACTATCAAGATATCCACTACCACAAATCCGACGATGGGATTGCCAAAATCACCATCGCCAGACCACAAGTACGCAATGCGTTTCGTCCATTGACCGTCAAAGAGATGATCCATGCACTGGCGGATGCGCGTTATGACGACAAAGTGGGTGTGATTATCCTGACCGGTCTAGGTGAAGATGCGTTCTGCTCCGGTGGCGATCAGAAAATCCGTGGTGACTACGGCGGTTACCGCGATGATTCCGGTACTCACCACCTGAACGTGCTCGATTTCCAACGCCAGATCCGGACTTGTCCAAAGCCGGTGATTGCGGCGGTGGCTGGCTGGGCGGTAGGCGGCGGTCATGTGCTGCACATGATGTGTGACCTGACCATCGCAGCAGAAAATGCGCAATTTGGTCAAACGGGCCCGAAAGTGGGCTCATTCGATGGCGGCTGGGGTGCTTCTTACATGGCGCGTATTGTCGGCCAGAAGAAAGCGCGCGAAATCTGGTTCCTGTGCCGTTTCTACAATGCCCAAGAAGCCTTGGATATGGGACTGGTGAACACGGTTGTGCCAGTGGAAGAGCTGGAAAGAGAAACCGTGCGCTGGTGTCGCGAAGTGCTGCAACACAGCCCGATGGCGATTCGCTGCCTAAAAGCCGCGCTCAATGCGGACTGTGATGGTCAAGCGGGTCTGCAAGAGCTGGCTGGCAACGCGACCATGCTGTTCTACATGACTGAAGAAGGGCAAGAAGGCCGTAACGCGTTTAATGAAAAACGCCGTCCGGACTTTAACAAGTTCCCACGTAACCCATAATGCTTTTCAGAGCGGCGTCCTGCCGCTCTTTCTCTTTGAACATAAACGTCGGTTTATGTGAATGTATTGGATATAGGAAGAGATCCACATGCGCCATGCAACCCTCTATCGCTACCAACTGCCGATGGATAGCGGTGTCATCCTTCGCAATGAGAAACTGACTCAGCGTGAAGGTTTTATTGTCGAACTGACCGAAAACGGCCGTACTGCACGCGGCGAGATTGCACCGCTGCCCGGTTTTAGCCGTGAAACGCTGGAAGACGCCGGCGAACAAACACAAGCGCTGCTTGAGCGGTGGGTTAAAGGTCACGCTATCGAGTGGGATGTACAGCACCCTTCGGTCGCTTTTGGTCTTTCGACGGCGCACTACGAGCTAGAACAAGCGCTGCCCGCACAAGGCAATTACTATGTTGCGCCGCTATGCACGGGCGATCCGGATGAGCTGCTGCCGGTATTGAACAATTTGCCGGGGCAGAAAGTCGCTAAGGTTAAAGTTGGGCTGTATGAGCCGATTCGGGATGGCATGCTGGTCAACCTGTTCTTGGAATCCATGCCGGATTTGACCCTGCGTTTGGATGCCAACCGCGCATGGACTCCCGCCAAAGCGCTCAAGTTCGCTCAATACGTTGCGCCGTCTTTACGCAGCCGAATTGCGTTTTTGGAAGAGCCGTGCCAGTCGCCAAGTGAAAGCATCGCATTTTCGATTGATACCGGGATTGCGATTGCATGGGACGAAACCTTACAAGAAGCGGTTCGCGATGCTGATTTCAAATTGGATGACTTGCTAGGCGTCAAAACCATTGTCATCAAACCAACCCTAATTGGCTCGGTGTATCGTGTGGAGGCTTTGATTGAGAAAGCCAAAGCACTTGGACTACAAGCGTTGATCAGCTCTAGCTTAGAATCGAGCTTAGGCTTGAACCAGTTAGCGCGTTTGGCGCATAAACTGCTGCCTAATGAAGTACCGGGACTGGATACGATGGGATTATTCCGTGCTCAGCTCGAAACGCCGTGGCCAAATTGTTCACTGCCTGTGGTTGCCCTGCAAGAGCAGCAAATCGTATGGCGCTCGGAATCTTCTCTGTGAGCCTTTGGCAGCCTTGGCTTGAGCGTGACCCCAATCAGGTCGCGCTGCTCCATTCTGATCAAACGCTGACTTGGCAAGCATTAGATAGCCAAGTGGCGCACTACGCTAAAGCGCTGCGTGAGCAAGGGGTTCGGTCGGGGGAAGTGGTGACGCTGGTGGGAAAAAATCACCTGCCCACTGTGCTGTGGTTTTGGGCCTGTACTCAAGTGGGCGCGCTGTGCGCCTTTCTTGCGCCACAACCTTTAGCTCGTTTGCAAGACAAGCTCGCCACGCTTTATGCGGCACAAAGCCCGAAGCATCTCTGGTTAGCGCCATCTTGCGCGCTGAGTGAAGAAGAGATTACGGAGCTTAATGCCCATCTTCTGAGCTTGCCCGATGTGTGGGATGAATCCGTTGGTGGTGAGAAAGTCTCTAGCCAGTTTTCTTGTGAACATCTGGCGACGTTAATATTTACTTCAGGTTCGACGGGGACACCTAAAGCGGTGGCACACACTCATCAGCAACATTTGGTTTCGGCGCGCGGTTTACTGAACAAGTTTGTTTTTACCGAATCAGACAGTTGGTTACTCAGTTTGCCGCTGTATCATATCTCTGGTGTGGCTATTCTCTATCGCTGGCTTGCTGTCGGAGCCACACTCAAGATCGGCACTGGCGATCTGCAAAGCGATATTGCTGGCGTCACTCATGCTTCATTGGTGCCTACTCAGCTTAAACGTCTGTTGGACGGTCGCTCTCGATTGACACTCAAACGTGTTCTGCTCGGCGGCAGCCATATCCCTGTTGAACTCGCTCAAATGGCGGCAACGCGCGGTATTGATACTTGGCTCGGCTATGGCATGACCGAAGCCGCCTCCACCGTGACGGCAAAGCGGGTCGATGGACTTGCAGGTAATGGTGAGCTTTTGGAGCATCGTGAGCTGCGCCTTGTTGATGGGCGGATTTTCATTGCTGGGAAGACGTTGGCACAAGGCTATTATCAGCAAGGGCAGCTAGTGCCGCTCACTAATGAGCAGGGTTGGTTTGACAGCAAAGATCTCGGTCGCTGGCAGGGCAATAACCTGTTGATTGATGGCCGAGCGGATAATCTTTTTATCTCTGGCGGTGAAAATGTTCACTGTGAAGAAATAGAAGCGGTGTTAAACCAGCACCCTCATGTGCAAGTGGCGATCGTAATACCCGTTCAAGATAGTGAGTTTGGTGCGCGACCCGTCGCCGTGATTCGTAGTGAGGCCGAGTGGTGTAAAGCCATCGGTGATACTTGGTGCCAAGCTAAACTCGAAAAATTCAAATGGCCTATCATGTACTGTTTACTCCCCGATGCTTTGCTGGATGGGGGAATTAAAGTCTCTCGTGCGGCGGTGAAAGCGTGGTTGGCCGCCAACCAAACGCAGTTCACTCCGCTATAAGATTAAACCTATCCGCTGCTGGTTGAGTTTATGGTCGTGGGCGAGTCGTCAACCGTAAGTACGCCAATCCGATCACAAGGCCAATCAGCGTCGCGCTCATTCCAAACAAGGTGGCACCAGAAAGCGTGATCACAAAAGTGAGTAGCGCAGGCTCGCGGTGCTCATCGATTTTAAACGCGCTCTGCAAACACATCATCAATGTACCGAGCAGCGCTAAACCGGCGAGCATGGCTGAAATAGGTTTGGGTAGCGCGAGGAAGAGATTGACGACAAGGGCAGCAAAAATCCCTGCCAATAAATAAAATCCTCCAGCCCAAAGTACCGCACGGTAGCGTTGTGCTTTGTCTTGATCGACATCCTCATTCATACAGATGGCGGCAGAAATGGCAGCTAAGTTGACGCTAAAGCCGCCAAAAGGCGCACTCATCAGGGTCGCTAATCCCGTGCCCACCAAAATCGGTTTGATTGGTGCGTCATACTGATAGCTTTTGAGCATCGCAATACCCGGTAAATTTTGTGAAAGCATAGTGATGAGGTAGAGCGGCAGGGCAAGGTTGAGTATGGCGAGCCAATCAAACTCCGGCATTACCCAGATTGGCGTGGCGATCCGCAGCGCCAGATCCGCATGCTGAAAGCTTCCCAAGGCGAGAGCACTGCCAAGACTGACCAGCAAGAGCACCAACATGGTGTATCGAGGAACAAAGTGCTTGGCCAGTAAGTAGCTAGTAAATAAAAGTGCAAAGAGTGCGGGAGTATCGGTCAGTGGGGTGAAGGCTTTGGCACAAAAGGGCAGCAAAATAGCACCAAGCATAGCCGTACCTAGAGGAACTGGGATTTTACTCAGGGCGCGTGTCAAAGGCGCGAGCATGCCCGTCAAAGTAAACAGTGCGCCAGAGAACATAAACGCGCCAATCACCACGGGTAATGAATATTGTCCCGCCGATGCCGCCAGCATGACTGCCGCAGGTGTTGACCACGCCGTGACAATTGGCGTTTTGTAAAACCAAGAGTAGAGGATTGACGTTAGCCCCATCACCACGCCTAGAGTCAGCAACCAACTTTCGATTTGAGCTGGATTGGCACCTGAGGCTGTGGCGGCTTGGATCACGATCACTACCGAACTGGTGTATCCCACCAAAACCGTGGTAAATCCCGCAGAGAGGTGACTAAGATTGAAGAATCCTTTCATCATGATTTCCTTTTCAGGTAAAGTCGTCGTGCGTAATAGCGCACGTTTCGAGTATAGCTCTGTGCGTTATAGCGCACAATAAGGGGTTTTCGCATGACTGACGCGATGTTTAAGTCACAAATAGCTAATCAATTAAAAAACCTGCGCAAAAGCAGAGGGTTGAGTTTGGATGCCACTGCTCAACTTACTGGGGTATCTAAAGCCATGTTAGGTCAAATTGAACGTGGTGAATCCAGTCCCACCATTGCGACACTTTGGAAAATTGCTAGCGGCCTTGAGGCTTCATTTTCCGCTTTCTTTGCCAATGATCCGCAACTTTTGTCGAGTGAGCGTTCTTTCCCTGACGATCTCAACATGAAAATCCACACCTTATTTCCTTATGCCGCAGATACAGGATTGGAAATATTTGAAATTACACTGCTCGATCACCATCAGCAGATGTCATCACCTCATGCTTTAGGGGTCATTGAATACATTCATGTTTTGGAAGGGATTATGAAGGTGTTCTTTGATGAACAGTGGCATGAGTTGCAACAGGGAGAGCATATTCGTTTTTTTAGCGACCAACCTCACGGGTATGCGGCGGTGACAGAAAAAGCAGTGTTTCAAAATATTGTTGCGTACCCAAGGCGCGGCTAACAGGTGCAGTGGGCGGTTTTGGCATAGGTAAGCAGCCCACTGCCAGAGGATACTAAATTTTGAATTTACTCATCTTTAGCGCCAAATCTTCTTGTTTTAGCTTGAGTGCTGAAATGGTGTGCTCACTCTGTTGGATTTTTTCTTGGGCACTTTGGCAAAGTGCTTGTAAGTGAGAAAGGCTAGAAGCAATACTGGTCACCGATTGCTCTTGATGAGTA containing:
- the menH gene encoding 2-succinyl-6-hydroxy-2,4-cyclohexadiene-1-carboxylate synthase; this translates as MLSSQLHFAKPTARTPLVVLVHGLLGSGADWQPVLSHLARTQCAVLTLDLPGHGANPERHCDEFAEAVEMIEQTVQAHVTPEVPVILVGYSLGGRFIMNGLVQGAFSRLNLRGAIIEGGHFGLQENAEKAARWQHDQQWAQRFSQQPIEHVLSDWYQQAVFSSLNHEQRQTLIAQRSANLGTSVAHMLLATSLAKQPYLLPALQALKLPIHYVCGEQDSKFQQLAESSGLSYSQVAQAGHNVHHEQPQAFAKIVQAMIHSIID
- the menB gene encoding 1,4-dihydroxy-2-naphthoyl-CoA synthase, which codes for MAKTTGISEQELYAPVIWQDCTGDYQDIHYHKSDDGIAKITIARPQVRNAFRPLTVKEMIHALADARYDDKVGVIILTGLGEDAFCSGGDQKIRGDYGGYRDDSGTHHLNVLDFQRQIRTCPKPVIAAVAGWAVGGGHVLHMMCDLTIAAENAQFGQTGPKVGSFDGGWGASYMARIVGQKKAREIWFLCRFYNAQEALDMGLVNTVVPVEELERETVRWCREVLQHSPMAIRCLKAALNADCDGQAGLQELAGNATMLFYMTEEGQEGRNAFNEKRRPDFNKFPRNP
- the menC gene encoding o-succinylbenzoate synthase, which encodes MRHATLYRYQLPMDSGVILRNEKLTQREGFIVELTENGRTARGEIAPLPGFSRETLEDAGEQTQALLERWVKGHAIEWDVQHPSVAFGLSTAHYELEQALPAQGNYYVAPLCTGDPDELLPVLNNLPGQKVAKVKVGLYEPIRDGMLVNLFLESMPDLTLRLDANRAWTPAKALKFAQYVAPSLRSRIAFLEEPCQSPSESIAFSIDTGIAIAWDETLQEAVRDADFKLDDLLGVKTIVIKPTLIGSVYRVEALIEKAKALGLQALISSSLESSLGLNQLARLAHKLLPNEVPGLDTMGLFRAQLETPWPNCSLPVVALQEQQIVWRSESSL
- the menE gene encoding o-succinylbenzoate--CoA ligase: MALGIFSVSLWQPWLERDPNQVALLHSDQTLTWQALDSQVAHYAKALREQGVRSGEVVTLVGKNHLPTVLWFWACTQVGALCAFLAPQPLARLQDKLATLYAAQSPKHLWLAPSCALSEEEITELNAHLLSLPDVWDESVGGEKVSSQFSCEHLATLIFTSGSTGTPKAVAHTHQQHLVSARGLLNKFVFTESDSWLLSLPLYHISGVAILYRWLAVGATLKIGTGDLQSDIAGVTHASLVPTQLKRLLDGRSRLTLKRVLLGGSHIPVELAQMAATRGIDTWLGYGMTEAASTVTAKRVDGLAGNGELLEHRELRLVDGRIFIAGKTLAQGYYQQGQLVPLTNEQGWFDSKDLGRWQGNNLLIDGRADNLFISGGENVHCEEIEAVLNQHPHVQVAIVIPVQDSEFGARPVAVIRSEAEWCKAIGDTWCQAKLEKFKWPIMYCLLPDALLDGGIKVSRAAVKAWLAANQTQFTPL
- a CDS encoding benzoate/H(+) symporter BenE family transporter produces the protein MKGFFNLSHLSAGFTTVLVGYTSSVVIVIQAATASGANPAQIESWLLTLGVVMGLTSILYSWFYKTPIVTAWSTPAAVMLAASAGQYSLPVVIGAFMFSGALFTLTGMLAPLTRALSKIPVPLGTAMLGAILLPFCAKAFTPLTDTPALFALLFTSYLLAKHFVPRYTMLVLLLVSLGSALALGSFQHADLALRIATPIWVMPEFDWLAILNLALPLYLITMLSQNLPGIAMLKSYQYDAPIKPILVGTGLATLMSAPFGGFSVNLAAISAAICMNEDVDQDKAQRYRAVLWAGGFYLLAGIFAALVVNLFLALPKPISAMLAGLALLGTLMMCLQSAFKIDEHREPALLTFVITLSGATLFGMSATLIGLVIGLAYLRLTTRPRP
- a CDS encoding helix-turn-helix domain-containing protein, which gives rise to MTDAMFKSQIANQLKNLRKSRGLSLDATAQLTGVSKAMLGQIERGESSPTIATLWKIASGLEASFSAFFANDPQLLSSERSFPDDLNMKIHTLFPYAADTGLEIFEITLLDHHQQMSSPHALGVIEYIHVLEGIMKVFFDEQWHELQQGEHIRFFSDQPHGYAAVTEKAVFQNIVAYPRRG